In Jeotgalibaca arthritidis, a single genomic region encodes these proteins:
- a CDS encoding ATP-binding protein, translated as MINTSKLMSSRSAFIDTAINKGGLLPLEEYSTCEKHINVELFQNLKTKEIICPVCYLEKQSDQTAATDSQVQDGAFGDRARKFRYLANHSLFQNKNLMNKGFKDYKATTKEQKENRDAASSTVSRIVGGQPLNIIITGSQGSGKTHLATAIGNNVNAMSNRDDIQKTVLYYSFSRLLNVIRDSYSNPTFKGEKYYLELAEKADLLILDDIGVEMGGTATGKKSEFSNKILFSLLDTREDKATIITSNLNLESLEKQYDPRIISRLKANMVPITFTETADYREKMMI; from the coding sequence ATGATTAATACAAGCAAGTTAATGAGTAGCCGTTCAGCCTTTATTGATACGGCAATTAATAAAGGTGGCTTGCTGCCACTGGAAGAATACTCAACGTGTGAGAAACATATCAACGTGGAGTTATTCCAAAATCTCAAAACAAAAGAAATCATTTGTCCAGTGTGCTATTTGGAAAAACAATCCGATCAAACGGCTGCAACTGATTCCCAGGTACAAGATGGCGCATTTGGTGACAGAGCAAGAAAGTTCCGCTACTTAGCAAACCACTCATTATTTCAAAATAAAAATCTCATGAATAAAGGTTTCAAGGACTACAAGGCCACTACTAAAGAACAGAAAGAAAATCGAGATGCAGCATCTTCAACGGTTTCACGTATAGTAGGCGGCCAACCTTTGAATATCATCATTACAGGCAGCCAAGGCAGCGGGAAAACTCATTTGGCCACAGCCATCGGGAATAACGTGAACGCCATGAGCAACCGTGATGATATTCAAAAGACCGTTCTCTATTACAGCTTCAGTAGGTTGTTAAATGTAATCCGTGATAGCTACAGTAACCCAACGTTTAAGGGTGAAAAATATTATCTTGAACTCGCTGAAAAAGCTGACTTACTTATCTTAGATGATATAGGCGTAGAAATGGGTGGGACAGCAACAGGGAAGAAGTCCGAATTTAGTAACAAGATTCTATTCAGCTTGCTTGATACCAGAGAGGACAAAGCGACTATCATCACAAGTAATCTAAATTTAGAATCGCTTGAGAAGCAATATGATCCCCGTATCATCAGCCGTTTGAAAGCGAACATGGTGCCGATAACCTTCACTGAAACGGCTGATTACCGTGAAAAAATGATGATTTAA
- a CDS encoding terminase small subunit — MIEWDPIRKEYEETGINMTDLANKYGIKPATLRKRKSRDSWEKVTQDVTKKVTRDLQRETKEVLSESDLSDIEERFCLEYMVDFNKTQAYMRARPGTAYNSAATSAQRLFQKDKVQERLAELRDAKANELFLTALDLDAQLLKQAMADMRQFAEWGTEEITSEEYTAEGLKIEHKKIKPFLRFKNSEQVDGQLIQEVSLGRDGLRVKLPDKQRAIAELLKRFEFGDDYDAHQQMEDDGFIKALGLTAAELWPEEEEEDNT; from the coding sequence TTGATTGAATGGGATCCAATACGTAAGGAATATGAGGAGACAGGCATTAACATGACAGACCTGGCCAACAAGTACGGCATCAAGCCCGCTACACTCCGAAAAAGAAAGTCACGTGACAGCTGGGAAAAAGTCACACAGGACGTGACTAAGAAAGTGACGCGTGACCTGCAGCGGGAGACGAAGGAGGTTCTCAGTGAGTCCGATCTCTCAGACATAGAAGAAAGGTTCTGTCTTGAGTATATGGTGGACTTTAACAAAACCCAGGCATACATGCGGGCACGACCTGGAACAGCTTATAACTCAGCAGCTACCAGCGCACAGCGGTTGTTCCAAAAAGATAAAGTCCAGGAACGCCTGGCCGAACTACGAGACGCAAAGGCTAACGAGCTCTTTTTGACAGCTTTGGACCTGGACGCGCAACTCCTGAAGCAGGCTATGGCCGATATGAGGCAGTTTGCTGAATGGGGTACTGAAGAAATAACGTCCGAGGAGTATACCGCCGAGGGTCTAAAGATTGAACACAAGAAAATAAAGCCGTTCCTGCGCTTCAAGAATTCGGAGCAGGTAGATGGCCAACTCATCCAAGAGGTGAGCCTGGGCCGTGACGGCTTACGCGTGAAGCTTCCTGACAAGCAGCGTGCCATCGCCGAGCTACTGAAACGCTTTGAGTTTGGGGATGACTATGATGCACACCAACAGATGGAAGATGATGGCTTCATTAAAGCTTTGGGGTTAACGGCCGCAGAATTGTGGCCAGAAGAAGAAGAGGAGGATAATACTTGA
- a CDS encoding sigma-70 family RNA polymerase sigma factor codes for MFEWLTEYRKLEERISFIEWNLNKTKLELIRWEEGDLMNIKLTNESRGANVENEIKRLEEELEETERLKESLLNLIDTFEGLDNIIIKKKYIEGLSLEDIAEVVGYSTSYVRKRYTEIRKTLKIIDQYTEK; via the coding sequence TTGTTTGAATGGTTGACTGAATATAGAAAGCTTGAAGAACGTATATCCTTCATTGAGTGGAATCTCAATAAAACTAAGTTAGAGCTGATTCGCTGGGAAGAAGGGGACTTAATGAATATTAAGTTAACCAATGAATCAAGAGGGGCAAATGTTGAAAATGAAATTAAGCGATTGGAAGAAGAACTAGAGGAAACTGAAAGATTGAAAGAATCCTTATTAAACTTAATAGATACCTTTGAAGGGTTAGATAACATAATAATTAAAAAGAAATATATTGAAGGCCTTTCTTTAGAAGATATTGCAGAAGTTGTCGGATATAGCACTTCTTACGTCCGTAAACGTTATACCGAAATTAGAAAGACTTTAAAAATTATTGACCAATACACGGAAAAATAG